One stretch of Homalodisca vitripennis isolate AUS2020 unplaced genomic scaffold, UT_GWSS_2.1 ScUCBcl_7163;HRSCAF=14724, whole genome shotgun sequence DNA includes these proteins:
- the LOC124374064 gene encoding uncharacterized protein LOC124374064 isoform X3, with protein sequence MSRRADIILALATNALKSSASKDSETQDEVCHSNNDDSNLRSAEDGVENNKVDGLFEPLEEEEYIESGSDRSLFSSDGQEEYQPDLNDLSSSDEDESFTRKVKIENKEKTRKRKCAFQHNSDEDIIPGNE encoded by the exons ATGTCACGCAGGGCGGATATCATACTTGCATTAGCTACTAATGCTCTAAAATCTAGTGCATCCAAAGATTCTGAAACCCAGGATGAAGTATGTCACAGTAATAATGATGATTCTAACCTAAGAAGTGCAGAAGATGGTGTAGAAAACAACAAAGTAGATGGATTATTTGAGCCATTAGAAG aGGAGGAGTACATAGAATCTGGCAGTGATAGATCATTATTCAGCAGTGATGGACAGGAAGAGTATCAACCTGACTTAAACGATCTGTCATCCAGTGATGAAGATGAAAGTTTCACACGGAAAGTCAAGATAGAGAATAAAGAAAAAACGAGAAAACGTAAATGTGCTTTTCAACATAACAGTGACGAAGATATCATTCCAG gaAATGAGTAA
- the LOC124374064 gene encoding uncharacterized protein LOC124374064 isoform X1 encodes MSRRADIILALATNALKSSASKDSETQDEVCHSNNDDSNLRSAEDGVENNKVDGLFEPLEEEEYIESGSDRSLFSSDGQEEYQPDLNDLSSSDEDESFTRKVKIENKEKTRKRKCAFQHNSDEDIIPGTDSDSDRPSYLFQKKARKNNTSTCLNLSIEIAEQCDKSNRDTQSEVIDNQCEEHVIEPHKKRTKIFNLPQKQSRKRLPMPETWKRNKAKLARECGKSYVTHKGLVIKEKIVNEGILCNEKCRFKCNDNFSIEDRKEILTSFYKLDTNSKNNLLFKSIVPVPVDRSKQNVSKKKSQSYQFYVRKNNEDERVCKKALCSLFQIGKKKIELLQEKMKNGISAAPPDKRGFHMSRPHKVPIDVVRYIQEHIKSFPSESSHYSRNVNAYKKYLSPLLNIPNMHKLYIDLCEHENKPECFRVT; translated from the exons ATGTCACGCAGGGCGGATATCATACTTGCATTAGCTACTAATGCTCTAAAATCTAGTGCATCCAAAGATTCTGAAACCCAGGATGAAGTATGTCACAGTAATAATGATGATTCTAACCTAAGAAGTGCAGAAGATGGTGTAGAAAACAACAAAGTAGATGGATTATTTGAGCCATTAGAAG aGGAGGAGTACATAGAATCTGGCAGTGATAGATCATTATTCAGCAGTGATGGACAGGAAGAGTATCAACCTGACTTAAACGATCTGTCATCCAGTGATGAAGATGAAAGTTTCACACGGAAAGTCAAGATAGAGAATAAAGAAAAAACGAGAAAACGTAAATGTGCTTTTCAACATAACAGTGACGAAGATATCATTCCAGGTACAGATAGTGATAGTGATAGGCCTAGTTATCTTTTCCAAAAAAAggcaagaaaaaataatacatctacATGCCTTAATCTTAGCATTGAAATTGCCGAACAATGTGACAAAAGTAACCGGGATACTCAATCCGAGGTTATTGACAATCAATGTGAAGAACACGTCATTGAACCACACAAGAagagaactaaaatatttaatctgcCACAAAAACAATCTAGAAAGCGACTTCCTATGCCTGAAACTTGGAAAAGAAATAAGGCTAAACTTGCCAGGGAGTGTGGAAAAAGCTATGTAACCCATAAAGGATTGGTTATAAAAGAAAAGATAGTTAATGAAGGTATCTTATGCAATGAAAAGTGTAGGTTTAAGTGTAATGACAACTTTTCCATTGAAGACAGAAAAGAGATCCTCACTAGTTTTTATAAGCTAGATactaattcaaaaaataatttgttgttcaaATCTATCGTACCTGTGCCTGTAGATAGGTCCAAGCAAAACGTTTCTAAAAAGAAAAGTCAGTCTTACCAATTTTATGTCCGTAAGAACAATGAAGATGAAAGAGTTTGCAAGAAAGCCTTATGTTCCCTTTTTCAAAtaggaaaaaagaaaattgaattactacaagaaaaaatgaaaaatggaaTCAGTGCAGCTCCCCCAGACAAAAGAGGTTTTCATATGTCCCGACCTCACAAAGTACCTATTGATGTTGTAAGATACATTCAAGAGCACATAAAATCATTTCCTTCAGAGTCCTCGCACTATTCTCGAAATGTTAACGCCTACAAAAAGTATCTTTCTCCATTGCTTAATATTCCTAACATGCATAAGTTATATATAGATTTATGTGAACATGAAAACAAACCCGAATGTTTCAGAGTAACTTAA